From the uncultured Fusobacterium sp. genome, one window contains:
- a CDS encoding phage scaffolding protein codes for MTKEQLIALGVTEELAVKIAGESKKELEGYVEKAKFTELEAEKKQLNESNKTLTKQLEEVKKNVGDNEELKKQIESMQVANKAKEKEYADSIAKIKLDNAVDIALMSAGSKNNKAVKALLNLEKAILGEDGKIAGLDEQIKALKTAEDSSFLFEALKVPKGTNPAGNPEKKINFSEMTYSQMEKYLAENPGATLE; via the coding sequence ATGACAAAGGAACAACTAATAGCTTTAGGAGTTACTGAAGAGTTAGCAGTGAAAATAGCTGGAGAGTCAAAAAAAGAATTAGAAGGCTATGTAGAAAAGGCTAAATTCACAGAACTTGAAGCAGAGAAAAAACAATTAAATGAAAGTAACAAAACTTTAACTAAGCAGCTGGAGGAGGTGAAAAAAAATGTAGGAGATAATGAAGAGCTAAAGAAACAGATTGAGAGTATGCAAGTTGCTAATAAAGCTAAAGAGAAAGAGTATGCAGATTCAATAGCTAAGATTAAACTTGATAATGCTGTAGATATTGCTTTAATGAGTGCAGGATCTAAAAATAATAAAGCTGTAAAAGCGTTATTAAACTTAGAAAAAGCAATACTAGGAGAAGATGGGAAGATAGCAGGATTAGATGAGCAAATAAAAGCTTTAAAAACTGCTGAGGACTCATCTTTTTTATTTGAGGCATTAAAAGTACCAAAGGGAACTAATCCAGCTGGTAATCCTGAAAAAAAAATAAACTTTAGTGAGATGACATATTCTCAAATGGAAAAGTATTTAGCAGAAAATCCAGGAGCAACATTAGAATAA
- a CDS encoding minor capsid protein, which translates to MKKSSYWQDRFIKEEQRRNKDARAYIKTIEKQYDIALSNIEKDINNWYMRIAKNNQVSLLEARKLLSKKELAEFKWGINEYIKAGEANSSSPTWIKELENASARVHISRLEALKLQIQNQIEILYGTRDKQMQDYLIGTYGDTYYHAAYEIQKGIGLGSSVYSLDTNKVNQIIRKPWAVDSKNFSERIWEDKNKLINTLHNGLTQSFIRGSSPYQIVSDIAKEFNVRKSVAGRLVMTELAAYAAKAQENCYKDLGVDQYEIVATLDSHTSPICQEMDGKVFSLKEYEIGVTANPFHPNCRTVTAPYFADDTKSMRAMRKPGKKTNYIYSDIKYKEWYSKYVVERPVNIQLFGENEVKGSFKENTITILEKEFGKLNTDQVILRDERIEHIKEGHPEVVEIIKKYAKDIIESPDYILKDAIREETILCVKKLEENSNINVVIKLALENSKDKKRNKNSIITSFLMNDKRLKRELKKKECIYKNIKE; encoded by the coding sequence ATGAAGAAGAGTAGTTACTGGCAAGATAGATTTATTAAAGAGGAGCAAAGGAGAAATAAAGATGCAAGGGCTTATATAAAAACTATTGAAAAACAATATGATATAGCTTTGAGTAATATAGAAAAAGACATAAATAATTGGTATATGAGAATAGCTAAGAATAATCAAGTCAGTCTATTAGAAGCTAGAAAGCTGTTATCAAAGAAAGAACTTGCAGAATTCAAATGGGGAATAAATGAGTATATAAAAGCTGGAGAAGCAAACTCCTCTTCTCCTACATGGATTAAAGAGCTAGAAAATGCTTCAGCTAGAGTTCATATTTCAAGACTTGAAGCTCTTAAACTTCAAATTCAAAATCAGATAGAGATTCTGTATGGAACTAGAGATAAACAGATGCAAGATTATTTAATTGGAACATATGGAGATACTTATTATCATGCAGCTTATGAAATTCAAAAAGGAATAGGTTTAGGAAGTTCTGTTTATAGTTTAGATACTAATAAAGTTAATCAGATTATACGTAAGCCTTGGGCAGTTGATAGCAAAAACTTTTCTGAGAGAATTTGGGAAGATAAAAATAAACTTATAAATACTCTTCATAATGGGCTCACTCAAAGTTTTATTAGAGGAAGTTCTCCATACCAAATAGTTTCAGACATAGCTAAAGAATTCAATGTAAGAAAATCAGTAGCTGGAAGATTAGTAATGACTGAATTAGCAGCCTATGCAGCTAAAGCTCAAGAAAATTGCTATAAAGATTTAGGTGTAGATCAATATGAGATTGTAGCAACTTTAGATAGTCATACATCTCCAATATGTCAAGAGATGGACGGAAAGGTTTTTAGCTTAAAAGAATATGAAATAGGAGTAACAGCTAATCCTTTTCACCCTAATTGCAGAACTGTAACAGCTCCATATTTTGCTGATGACACTAAATCAATGAGAGCTATGAGAAAACCAGGGAAGAAAACTAACTATATTTATTCAGATATAAAATATAAAGAGTGGTATAGCAAGTATGTAGTTGAAAGACCTGTAAATATTCAATTATTTGGTGAAAATGAAGTTAAAGGTAGTTTCAAAGAAAATACTATAACAATTCTTGAAAAAGAATTTGGAAAATTAAATACTGACCAAGTTATTCTTAGAGATGAAAGAATAGAACATATAAAAGAAGGTCATCCTGAAGTAGTTGAAATAATAAAAAAATATGCAAAAGATATAATTGAAAGTCCAGATTATATCTTGAAAGACGCAATAAGAGAAGAAACAATTTTATGTGTAAAAAAATTAGAGGAAAATTCTAACATCAACGTAGTGATAAAATTAGCTTTAGAAAATTCAAAAGATAAAAAAAGAAATAAAAATTCTATAATTACCTCATTTTTAATGAATGATAAAAGATTAAAAAGGGAATTGAAAAAGAAAGAATGTATTTACAAGAATATTAAAGAATGA
- a CDS encoding phage tail sheath family protein has product MAYGGGTWLTQNKVLPGTYVNFVSAAAAYVNIADRGYACMGFELDWGPVGDIFTVENSDFQTNSMKIFGYDYTNKKLDALRDIFQNAKTVYCYRLNGNGAVKASNDLAEAKYPGTRGNDIRIVIDNNPDGESKFDVSTYLDNNLMDIQTVKLITELKENDYVHWKKSGTLEVTPGKPLANGTNGNKVDGLAHQTFLEKSEKYRFNSIGAAVEDETTKKLYIEHTKRMRDEVGIKYQCVLFDIAADYEGVINVANECIGEEVNKASAVYWVVGANAGCAINKSLTNKKYDGSFNIKADYTQTELTKGMEAGKFMFHQVDDEIVVLSDINSFTSWDIYKNEDFYRNQVVRIVDQIAMDIAALFNKRYLGKTRNSNSGRVALWTDITAHHQELERIEAIEDFNPKEVTVREGADKVSVLVEDFVKPVAVMEKLYMVVEVR; this is encoded by the coding sequence ATGGCATATGGTGGAGGAACTTGGTTAACTCAAAATAAAGTATTACCTGGAACATATGTTAACTTTGTTAGTGCAGCAGCTGCATATGTGAATATTGCAGATAGAGGATATGCTTGTATGGGGTTTGAACTTGATTGGGGACCAGTTGGAGATATATTCACAGTAGAAAACTCTGATTTTCAAACTAATTCAATGAAAATATTTGGTTATGATTACACAAATAAGAAATTGGATGCCTTAAGAGACATATTTCAAAATGCTAAAACAGTTTATTGCTATAGACTAAATGGTAATGGAGCTGTTAAAGCATCTAATGATTTAGCAGAAGCTAAATATCCAGGAACTAGAGGAAATGATATAAGAATAGTTATAGATAATAATCCAGATGGAGAGTCTAAATTTGATGTTTCTACATATCTTGATAATAATTTAATGGATATACAAACTGTAAAACTTATAACAGAACTAAAAGAAAATGATTATGTCCACTGGAAAAAAAGTGGAACTTTAGAAGTTACTCCTGGAAAACCTTTAGCAAATGGTACTAATGGTAATAAAGTAGATGGGTTGGCTCATCAAACATTCTTAGAGAAATCTGAAAAATATAGATTTAACTCTATAGGTGCAGCTGTTGAAGATGAAACTACTAAAAAGCTCTATATAGAGCATACTAAGAGAATGAGAGATGAGGTTGGTATTAAATATCAATGTGTACTTTTTGATATAGCTGCTGACTATGAAGGGGTTATAAATGTAGCAAATGAATGTATAGGAGAAGAAGTTAATAAAGCTTCAGCTGTTTATTGGGTAGTAGGAGCAAATGCTGGTTGTGCTATTAATAAATCTTTAACTAATAAAAAATATGATGGTAGCTTTAATATAAAAGCTGATTATACACAAACAGAATTAACTAAAGGAATGGAAGCTGGTAAGTTTATGTTCCATCAAGTTGATGATGAAATAGTTGTATTATCTGATATTAATAGCTTTACATCTTGGGATATTTATAAAAATGAAGATTTCTATAGAAACCAAGTAGTAAGAATAGTAGATCAAATTGCTATGGATATAGCAGCATTATTCAATAAAAGATACTTAGGAAAAACAAGAAACAGTAACTCTGGAAGAGTAGCTTTATGGACAGATATAACAGCTCATCATCAAGAGTTAGAAAGAATAGAAGCTATAGAAGATTTTAATCCTAAGGAAGTTACAGTAAGAGAGGGAGCAGATAAGGTATCTGTATTAGTAGAAGATTTTGTAAAACCTGTAGCAGTTATGGAAAAGCTATATATGGTTGTAGAAGTAAGATAA
- a CDS encoding DUF6838 family protein — protein sequence MISGIVAGIAKALYLEFQDSVTIYDESIEQDFKEPCFLISTIKAAESKVLNRRYKFSQSFVIQYFPKSKRNVNEEMYRVADRMVGALEYIEQLGTEEKTTLRGKDRNYKIVDGVLNFFVDYNFFAYVVVEEPPFMEVIKISRRGEEDGKEPRDEEVY from the coding sequence ATGATTAGTGGTATTGTAGCAGGAATAGCAAAAGCTCTTTATTTAGAGTTCCAAGATAGTGTAACTATTTATGATGAGAGTATTGAACAGGACTTTAAAGAGCCCTGTTTTTTAATCTCTACAATTAAAGCTGCTGAAAGTAAAGTTTTAAATAGAAGATATAAATTTAGTCAATCTTTTGTTATACAATACTTTCCTAAGAGTAAAAGAAATGTTAATGAAGAAATGTATAGAGTTGCAGATAGAATGGTAGGAGCTTTAGAGTATATTGAACAGCTTGGAACAGAAGAGAAGACAACTTTAAGAGGAAAAGATAGAAATTATAAAATAGTAGATGGAGTTTTAAACTTTTTTGTTGATTATAATTTCTTTGCTTATGTAGTAGTGGAAGAACCTCCATTTATGGAAGTTATAAAAATAAGTAGAAGAGGAGAAGAAGATGGAAAAGAGCCAAGAGATGAAGAAGTATACTAG
- a CDS encoding phage tail tube protein has protein sequence MRRVTMHGKDAVSGSEAECYVTIDGQRYNFMQAITFEATFEKNKVEVPILGKTGKGNKSTGWKGSGSMTCHFNQSVMRQLLEKYKNDGVDTYFTMQVTNEDPTSAVGRQTVVFKDCNVDGGILAKFDADADYLDEDFDFTFDDFELQESFKPLDGFMA, from the coding sequence ATGAGAAGAGTAACAATGCATGGAAAAGATGCTGTTAGTGGTTCTGAGGCAGAATGTTATGTAACTATAGATGGTCAAAGATATAACTTTATGCAAGCTATAACATTTGAAGCTACCTTTGAAAAAAATAAAGTAGAAGTTCCAATTTTAGGTAAAACTGGAAAAGGAAATAAATCTACAGGATGGAAAGGTTCAGGATCTATGACTTGCCATTTTAATCAGTCTGTTATGAGACAATTATTAGAAAAATATAAAAATGATGGTGTAGATACATATTTTACAATGCAAGTAACTAATGAAGATCCTACATCAGCTGTAGGGAGACAAACAGTAGTATTTAAAGATTGTAATGTTGATGGTGGAATTCTTGCTAAATTTGATGCAGATGCAGATTATTTAGATGAAGATTTTGATTTTACTTTTGATGATTTTGAATTACAAGAATCATTTAAACCTTTAGATGGATTTATGGCTTAG
- a CDS encoding HK97 gp10 family phage protein, which yields MARAVKIDLRELKQFSKQLEDLQKEIDDICISLTKEIAARLLSKVIRRTPVGVKPFDKGVKKTVKVKTSKGNRSYLTKEGAILEKYWSGYVGGNLRRNWSVKEVVKEGNNYTVEVINSSEYASYVEYGHRQRPGRFVPQIGKKLKKGWVQGHFMLTISTKEINEDLESIINRKLKAIFKEKLG from the coding sequence ATGGCTAGAGCTGTAAAAATTGATTTAAGAGAGTTGAAACAATTTTCTAAACAATTAGAAGATCTCCAAAAAGAGATAGATGATATTTGTATATCCCTTACTAAGGAAATAGCAGCAAGATTATTAAGTAAAGTAATTAGAAGAACTCCAGTAGGAGTTAAACCTTTTGATAAAGGTGTTAAAAAGACAGTTAAAGTTAAAACAAGCAAAGGAAATAGATCCTATTTAACTAAAGAAGGAGCTATTCTTGAAAAATACTGGAGTGGATATGTAGGTGGGAATCTAAGAAGAAACTGGAGTGTTAAAGAGGTAGTCAAAGAGGGAAATAATTATACAGTTGAAGTTATAAACTCTTCTGAATATGCATCTTATGTTGAGTATGGACATAGACAGAGACCAGGAAGATTTGTTCCACAGATAGGTAAAAAGTTAAAAAAAGGCTGGGTACAAGGACACTTTATGTTAACTATATCAACTAAGGAAATAAATGAAGATTTAGAATCTATTATAAATAGAAAACTAAAAGCTATATTCAAGGAGAAATTAGGATGA
- a CDS encoding phage coat protein, whose product MAKFNEKTFNGEAFGKYVERVPNLKKNELLKSKALKGNAQISEVFSSQTGTAYATIPFFGLIGGAALNYDGKTDIKAESTDTFERSVVVIGRSKAWLEDDFSTDITGGVDFMDNVAAQVSDYWAAIDQDTLLAVLEGIFAMNSGKENLEFVKEHTYDISKGAFVKGYVNATTLNTATQKACGDNKSKFSLIVMHSAVATNLENLKLLTYLKYTDKEGIERELNLATWNGRLVLIDDSMPTKAIESLYVRCNSTDEGALKVTTAGSGLGEVARASVETDISDIKENEYVQHIQNETIYTSYLLGDGAIDYVNIGAKVPAEMAREAGTKGGQTILYSRQRKVFAPYGISYTKKSQQSLSPTDEELKNGTNWELVNNKSSNTKKYINHKSIPIARIISRG is encoded by the coding sequence ATGGCAAAGTTTAATGAAAAAACTTTCAACGGAGAAGCATTTGGTAAATATGTAGAGAGAGTACCAAATCTAAAGAAAAACGAACTTTTAAAATCTAAAGCATTAAAAGGAAATGCACAAATAAGTGAAGTATTTAGTTCACAAACAGGAACAGCTTATGCAACTATTCCATTCTTTGGGCTAATTGGTGGGGCAGCTCTTAACTATGATGGTAAAACAGATATTAAAGCAGAATCAACAGATACTTTTGAGAGAAGTGTAGTTGTAATTGGAAGATCTAAGGCATGGTTAGAAGATGACTTTTCAACAGATATTACTGGTGGAGTAGACTTCATGGATAATGTAGCTGCACAAGTTTCTGATTATTGGGCTGCAATAGATCAAGATACATTGCTTGCTGTTCTTGAAGGAATATTTGCAATGAACTCAGGAAAAGAAAACTTAGAATTTGTCAAAGAACATACTTATGATATTAGTAAAGGAGCATTTGTTAAAGGATATGTAAATGCTACAACTTTAAACACAGCAACTCAAAAAGCTTGCGGAGATAATAAATCTAAGTTCTCTTTAATAGTTATGCACTCAGCAGTAGCTACTAACTTAGAAAACTTAAAGTTGTTAACTTATTTAAAATATACAGATAAAGAAGGAATAGAGAGGGAACTAAATTTAGCTACTTGGAACGGAAGATTAGTATTAATTGATGATTCAATGCCAACTAAAGCAATAGAATCTTTATATGTTAGATGCAATTCTACTGATGAAGGAGCATTAAAAGTAACAACAGCAGGATCAGGATTAGGAGAAGTTGCAAGAGCAAGTGTAGAAACAGATATTTCAGATATTAAAGAAAATGAATATGTACAACACATTCAAAATGAAACTATTTATACTTCTTACTTGTTAGGAGATGGAGCTATTGACTATGTAAATATAGGGGCTAAAGTTCCAGCTGAAATGGCGAGAGAGGCTGGTACTAAAGGAGGACAAACAATCTTATATTCAAGACAAAGAAAAGTATTTGCCCCTTATGGAATTTCTTATACTAAAAAATCTCAACAATCTCTATCACCTACAGATGAGGAATTAAAGAATGGTACTAACTGGGAATTAGTAAATAACAAATCTTCAAATACTAAAAAATATATTAATCACAAATCAATTCCTATTGCTAGAATCATCTCAAGAGGATAA